From Bacteroidota bacterium, one genomic window encodes:
- a CDS encoding tail fiber domain-containing protein: MKKITLFSFAILAIAFLASQKSDAQNNNVGIGTLTPNSSAMLDVVSPLNDKGVLIPRMNTASMNLIPVSATTNGLIVYNTDSSCFCYYNSTASAWKSLCNAGGGGAAGPTGPAGTNGMTGPTGPVGPTGSGNGPTGPTGPAGTNGAAGTTGPAGANGVTGTTGTAGTNGTNGVTGPTGPSQTAWWILGNAGTNAATNFVGTTDGNDFVTKTSNTERMRSLSSGSTVVNSAAVQAGDVFSSYGNGYAGAISLLGDYAVNGYVSGTGAAIYGEQTSTGIGVFGNNTAGGAGVYGISATNYGVIGMANGTNVSGVRGFNANASGSGIIGLGNNITPGSVITGGCGVAANGTSFGSFSLGTNATGTGVVGTGNNLATSTTLVNGSGGAFSGTETGLYAGSTTTTGNAGQFNGTGEGMYVTTANPATYWGIVVGAGGGLASGDFWTNSDRRFKKDITPIADGTLDKIMKLNPCQYYYDADKYPMYKGNEGKQVGLIAQELEKVFPELVNNTKYMPDPTKDIIDPSKKSVTGKQVIDNVSLVKEKNNVVSSKKPVIGQQVMDNIPLAIDNIPLVKGYYAVDYNALIPFLIKGMQEQQKIIETQNKKIETLEKKVDQLQH; this comes from the coding sequence ATGAAAAAAATAACTCTTTTCTCATTCGCAATTCTTGCAATTGCTTTTCTCGCTTCACAAAAAAGTGATGCGCAAAACAACAACGTGGGCATCGGAACTCTTACTCCGAACTCCTCCGCAATGCTTGATGTGGTATCTCCTCTCAATGATAAAGGCGTGCTCATTCCAAGAATGAATACTGCCTCAATGAATTTAATTCCTGTTTCTGCCACTACAAACGGACTTATCGTTTATAATACAGACTCTTCTTGTTTCTGTTATTACAATTCAACAGCATCAGCATGGAAATCTCTTTGTAATGCAGGCGGTGGCGGAGCTGCTGGTCCAACGGGTCCTGCTGGAACAAACGGAATGACCGGACCAACCGGACCTGTTGGACCAACAGGAAGCGGAAACGGACCAACAGGACCCACTGGCCCTGCCGGAACAAATGGAGCTGCGGGTACTACCGGACCTGCCGGTGCTAATGGCGTAACAGGTACAACGGGAACTGCAGGTACAAACGGAACCAATGGAGTTACCGGTCCTACCGGACCATCGCAAACAGCATGGTGGATTTTGGGTAACGCAGGAACAAATGCTGCAACAAATTTTGTAGGTACTACTGATGGAAATGATTTTGTTACAAAGACTTCTAACACGGAAAGAATGCGTTCACTTTCTTCCGGATCTACGGTTGTAAACAGTGCAGCCGTTCAGGCGGGTGATGTTTTTTCTTCCTATGGAAACGGCTATGCTGGCGCAATTAGTTTACTTGGCGATTATGCAGTTAACGGATATGTTTCTGGAACAGGTGCTGCAATATATGGAGAGCAAACCAGCACAGGAATTGGTGTTTTCGGAAATAATACTGCCGGAGGTGCAGGAGTGTATGGAATCTCCGCAACCAATTATGGTGTTATTGGAATGGCAAACGGAACAAATGTTTCCGGTGTGCGCGGATTTAATGCCAATGCTTCAGGTTCAGGTATTATTGGATTAGGGAATAATATTACTCCTGGAAGTGTAATAACTGGCGGGTGCGGAGTTGCTGCAAACGGGACTTCATTCGGCAGTTTTTCTTTAGGAACAAATGCTACAGGAACAGGTGTTGTTGGAACTGGTAATAATCTCGCAACATCTACTACTCTTGTAAACGGTAGCGGGGGTGCATTTAGCGGCACAGAAACGGGATTATACGCTGGTTCTACTACTACTACTGGTAATGCCGGGCAATTTAACGGAACAGGTGAAGGAATGTATGTCACAACAGCTAATCCAGCTACCTATTGGGGAATAGTTGTTGGCGCAGGAGGCGGTCTTGCTTCAGGAGACTTTTGGACAAATTCTGATAGAAGATTTAAAAAAGATATTACTCCAATAGCAGATGGAACATTAGATAAAATCATGAAACTAAATCCATGTCAATATTACTATGATGCGGATAAATATCCTATGTACAAAGGGAATGAAGGAAAACAGGTTGGCTTAATAGCGCAAGAATTGGAAAAAGTTTTTCCTGAATTAGTGAACAATACAAAATATATGCCCGACCCGACAAAAGATATTATAGACCCATCAAAAAAATCCGTTACAGGAAAACAAGTAATAGATAATGTATCTTTAGTTAAAGAGAAAAACAATGTGGTATCATCAAAAAAACCTGTTATAGGACAACAGGTTATGGATAATATCCCTTTAGCAATAGACAATATTCCTTTAGTTAAAGGATATTATGCCGTGGACTACAACGCATTAATTCCTTTTTTGATAAAAGGTATGCAAGAACAACAGAAAATAATTGAGACGCAAAACAAAAAAATTGAAACCCTTGAAAAGAAAGTTGACCAATTACAA
- a CDS encoding GNAT family N-acetyltransferase, translating to MKILIRKAKKKDIPSVLSLIKELATYEKAPNEVKVTLRELKRDGFGKKKMFDCFVAETSENKIAGIALYYIKYSTWKGKCIYLDDIIVTESMRGSGIGKKLFEQVVAVAKKMKVRKLEWQVLNWNEPAFNFYKKYSTVFDDEWVNCKLIFE from the coding sequence ATGAAAATTCTTATCCGCAAGGCGAAAAAAAAAGATATACCATCTGTTCTTTCACTTATAAAAGAATTAGCCACTTACGAAAAAGCACCAAACGAAGTTAAAGTAACTTTGAGAGAACTGAAGCGGGATGGTTTCGGAAAAAAGAAAATGTTTGATTGCTTTGTGGCGGAAACTTCTGAGAATAAAATCGCAGGCATTGCGTTGTACTACATAAAATATTCTACATGGAAAGGAAAATGCATTTATCTTGACGACATCATTGTTACAGAATCAATGCGAGGTTCGGGAATCGGAAAAAAATTATTTGAGCAAGTAGTTGCTGTTGCAAAAAAAATGAAGGTCAGAAAATTAGAATGGCAGGTTTTGAACTGGAACGAACCCGCCTTTAATTTTTATAAAAAATACAGTACGGTATTTGATGATGAATGGGTAAATTGCAAATTGATTTTTGAATAA
- the fbp gene encoding class 1 fructose-bisphosphatase, with product MRIKTLGQFIIEKQADFPYSKGELSRLLRDIGIAAKIVHREVNKAGLADILGMTGETNIQGEQVKKLDVFANEQFIAALKAGGECCAIASEENEDIIPVDNEVSKNAKYVVAIDPLDGSSNIDVNVSVGTIFSVYRRISLSGAGSLEDFLQRGTEQVAAGYIIYGSSTMLVYTTGKGVNGFTLDPSIGEFCLSHPEMKTPRLGKTYSINEGYYVHFPDGVKKFIKYCQEEDPKTNRPYSSRYIGSAVADIHRNLITGGIFIYPITSQNPKGKLRLIYESNPLSFIIEQAGGKATDGIKRILDIEPTSVHQRTPFFIGSSEMVDVAAEFMVKYSTINA from the coding sequence ATGAGAATAAAAACGCTCGGACAGTTTATTATTGAAAAGCAAGCAGACTTTCCCTATTCAAAGGGAGAGCTTTCGCGCTTGCTCAGAGATATTGGCATAGCCGCAAAAATCGTTCACCGCGAAGTCAACAAAGCCGGACTGGCTGATATTCTTGGCATGACGGGAGAAACAAATATTCAAGGTGAGCAGGTAAAAAAATTAGATGTGTTTGCAAACGAACAGTTCATTGCTGCATTAAAAGCAGGAGGTGAATGCTGCGCCATTGCGTCTGAAGAGAACGAAGATATAATTCCTGTTGACAATGAGGTTTCCAAGAATGCGAAATATGTAGTGGCAATTGATCCGCTTGACGGCTCGTCAAACATTGATGTGAATGTTTCGGTAGGGACAATTTTTTCTGTTTACAGAAGGATTTCTCTTTCGGGCGCTGGTTCGCTGGAGGATTTTCTTCAACGCGGAACGGAACAAGTTGCAGCAGGATACATTATATATGGTTCGTCAACCATGTTGGTTTACACTACGGGCAAAGGCGTGAATGGCTTTACACTTGATCCGAGCATTGGCGAATTTTGTTTATCACATCCTGAAATGAAAACTCCCCGGCTTGGAAAAACCTATTCTATCAACGAAGGCTATTATGTTCATTTCCCCGATGGCGTGAAAAAATTCATCAAGTATTGTCAGGAAGAAGATCCAAAAACCAACCGTCCGTATTCTTCGCGCTACATTGGCTCAGCCGTGGCAGACATTCACCGCAACTTAATCACGGGTGGAATTTTTATTTATCCGATTACGTCACAAAATCCGAAAGGAAAACTCCGCCTCATTTACGAAAGCAATCCGCTGTCATTCATCATTGAACAGGCAGGTGGAAAAGCGACTGACGGCATAAAAAGAATCTTAGATATTGAACCCACCTCCGTTCACCAGCGCACACCGTTCTTCATCGGCTCTTCAGAAATGGTAGATGTGGCAGCAGAATTTATGGTGAAATATTCTACCATAAACGCTTAG
- a CDS encoding T9SS type A sorting domain-containing protein → MSTTKLLIAVLFLCTLHNANAQWYGTPPSNFTWYYSDQGTIAPSGCSQSSPVLQYNISPNSYFIAYNFSGVAGTTYTFTLNPTINVCATGTCEIQLFDYAYNQSPGSVIFDQFGPIPQTKVWTCPVSKTYYLSLSDCSNGELFGALGVENVTFTYSSDGATTAPASCAVNVSPSNNATCMSTAQTLNWAAVGCATGYYLYLGTDAAATNIQNGLNVGNVLTYNPGALTNCTKYYWKVVPYNGVGTGTCSAAIWNFTVGTSPTAATSITASPNPVCLGSSCTLTRNAGNAQCGTWQWYSGGCGSGSSIGTGNSIVVTPTVSTTYYVRAEACANSICRSVTVNVNTIPTAASVSGAGTFCGSTTITATGGTGGTMYWQNTTSGGTSTTTPSTSQVVTASGTYYFRPYNSCGWGTEGSVSVTINPYPIVNAIGGGAASVMVGSQTPAFTNSTPGGTWSITNGSGTATINGSGVATGISTGTVTVNYSVTVNGCTTIVTAPLTIIAFMPVELLNFSATCVDATVTINWTTASEKDNDYFTIARSADAQTWNEIGIVNGAGNSSTIHDYEFIDAEVSSQYSMLNTQYYYRLKQTDFDGKHEYFSPVSESCSTGEWQLVFEIFSDDVLHGKLFLPEDADVTLNIIDLQGRIISREKVSALKGFNLLQMNIGSLENGLYFIKVYNEKKNILRKFVR, encoded by the coding sequence TTGTCGACCACAAAGCTGCTTATTGCTGTTTTGTTTTTGTGCACGCTGCACAATGCAAATGCCCAATGGTACGGTACTCCTCCAAGCAACTTTACCTGGTATTATTCTGATCAGGGAACCATTGCCCCTAGCGGATGCTCGCAATCATCACCTGTATTACAATACAATATAAGCCCGAATTCATATTTCATTGCATACAATTTTTCAGGAGTCGCAGGCACCACTTATACGTTCACACTTAATCCCACTATCAATGTATGTGCAACGGGTACCTGCGAGATTCAACTTTTCGATTACGCTTACAATCAATCTCCCGGCTCTGTAATCTTTGATCAGTTTGGTCCAATCCCCCAGACAAAAGTGTGGACATGTCCTGTTTCCAAAACATATTATTTATCTCTTTCCGATTGCAGCAACGGAGAATTATTTGGTGCGCTCGGTGTTGAAAATGTCACTTTCACTTATTCTTCGGATGGAGCCACCACTGCGCCAGCTTCCTGTGCCGTAAATGTTTCACCTTCTAATAATGCCACCTGCATGTCAACCGCTCAAACGCTCAACTGGGCGGCAGTCGGATGCGCCACAGGATATTATCTTTATTTAGGAACGGATGCAGCCGCAACAAATATTCAGAACGGATTGAATGTGGGAAATGTGCTGACCTATAATCCCGGTGCGCTGACCAACTGTACAAAATATTATTGGAAAGTTGTACCTTATAATGGAGTGGGCACCGGCACATGCTCTGCAGCTATCTGGAATTTTACAGTAGGCACATCACCAACAGCAGCTACCAGCATTACCGCATCTCCAAATCCGGTTTGCCTCGGAAGTTCATGTACGCTGACAAGGAATGCTGGCAATGCACAATGCGGAACATGGCAATGGTATTCCGGTGGATGCGGAAGCGGTTCATCCATCGGAACAGGAAATTCCATTGTGGTTACTCCCACCGTCTCCACCACGTATTATGTGAGAGCCGAAGCATGTGCCAACAGTATCTGCAGGTCAGTGACTGTGAACGTAAATACAATTCCCACTGCCGCAAGCGTGAGCGGTGCAGGAACATTTTGCGGAAGCACAACAATTACTGCAACGGGTGGAACCGGAGGAACCATGTACTGGCAAAATACAACCAGCGGAGGTACTTCTACTACCACTCCTTCAACATCACAGGTGGTCACTGCAAGCGGCACTTATTATTTTCGTCCATATAATTCCTGCGGATGGGGAACAGAAGGAAGCGTATCGGTGACAATAAATCCTTATCCGATTGTGAATGCAATAGGTGGAGGCGCTGCTTCGGTGATGGTTGGAAGTCAAACGCCAGCTTTTACAAATTCTACACCGGGCGGCACTTGGTCAATAACAAATGGCAGCGGCACGGCAACTATAAACGGAAGCGGTGTGGCAACAGGTATTTCTACAGGAACTGTAACTGTAAATTATTCTGTAACGGTCAATGGCTGCACTACCATAGTTACTGCTCCGCTTACAATCATTGCTTTCATGCCGGTTGAGTTGCTGAACTTTTCAGCAACCTGTGTGGATGCAACTGTCACCATAAACTGGACAACCGCTTCAGAAAAAGATAACGATTATTTTACGATTGCGCGCAGCGCTGATGCCCAAACATGGAATGAAATCGGAATTGTAAATGGAGCAGGCAACAGCTCCACCATTCATGACTATGAATTTATTGATGCAGAAGTTTCTTCTCAATACTCAATGCTCAATACCCAATACTATTATCGTTTAAAACAAACCGACTTTGACGGCAAGCATGAATACTTTAGTCCGGTTTCTGAATCCTGCTCAACAGGCGAATGGCAACTAGTCTTTGAAATTTTTTCAGATGATGTGCTTCATGGGAAATTATTTTTACCGGAAGATGCCGATGTTACGCTAAACATCATTGATTTGCAGGGAAGAATTATTTCCAGAGAGAAGGTGAGCGCATTAAAAGGATTCAATCTCTTACAAATGAACATCGGCAGTTTGGAGAATGGGCTTTATTTCATCAAAGTATATAATGAAAAGAAAAATATTTTGCGTAAGTTTGTCCGTTGA
- a CDS encoding T9SS type A sorting domain-containing protein has protein sequence MKKFFLTSAFSLFIFYFLPAQTTTTFRISYNYAAFDLPGNTIQAPNKDYVLGGTNLTFGGTGSILRLDTVGAIKWAKIYSPIWGINDVKNVTGGEYIVSGSVATGGNAGLALMRFNSSGGVVWGKSFKTSAFNGSSEAGSRVIETSDGGFLSAGYTYDIDPDGGGALPIFDSANYFIVKTNGAGVLSWAKVILPTTVYINDHVLNDVAEVSDGYIFVGNMSENGVVGDDNTDAIILKTDFSGNFLWMNKYGASGSSQSFNSAVTLGSGEVLICGTNDTRTTYLRINSVGTIASGYRYGSAFLPALDGWRIFPTADGNYAMMGMYFSFSFNSFILKINPANGAIIWGKRYPAFGGLFPEGQQTADGGYVMNMMSGTVSWDYLVLKTDPTGLIPSSGCIAPTIYNPAVSAHGLSATAVTPTFLTVSNENALAITPLNIAPTRSVECSYIMPVEMLSFEGKSKNDGVELTWSTASEKNNDYFAIERSVNAEEWEEAGKISGAGNSSTVQNYEFVDAEISSQYSMLNTQYYYRLKQTDYDGSYEYSKIISVKLSPADDWKLILNNFSEDELKGKLLVSEKANVAIDIMDMQGRIIQREKLNAQKGVNLLDVNIARLDQGLYFIKAYNSDKNILSKFVKK, from the coding sequence ATGAAAAAGTTTTTTCTTACATCTGCTTTCTCCCTTTTTATTTTTTACTTCTTACCTGCTCAAACCACCACTACCTTCCGCATCAGTTATAACTATGCCGCATTTGATTTGCCTGGCAACACCATTCAGGCGCCCAACAAAGATTATGTGCTGGGCGGAACTAATTTAACTTTTGGAGGAACCGGCAGCATTCTTCGCCTCGATACGGTGGGAGCAATCAAGTGGGCGAAAATTTATTCTCCCATCTGGGGAATCAACGATGTAAAAAATGTAACAGGAGGCGAATACATTGTATCCGGCTCAGTGGCTACCGGTGGCAATGCTGGTCTCGCGCTGATGCGTTTTAATTCTTCCGGAGGCGTGGTGTGGGGAAAATCTTTCAAGACATCTGCATTTAATGGAAGCAGCGAAGCCGGCAGCCGCGTGATTGAAACCAGCGATGGAGGATTTTTATCTGCCGGTTATACCTACGATATCGATCCCGATGGAGGAGGCGCTTTGCCCATTTTTGATTCGGCAAATTATTTTATTGTGAAAACAAACGGTGCAGGAGTTCTTTCCTGGGCAAAAGTAATTTTACCTACCACCGTCTATATAAACGACCATGTTCTGAATGATGTTGCCGAAGTAAGCGATGGATATATTTTCGTAGGCAACATGAGCGAGAACGGAGTGGTGGGGGATGATAATACAGATGCCATCATTCTCAAAACCGACTTCAGCGGAAATTTTCTCTGGATGAATAAGTACGGAGCATCCGGCTCTTCCCAATCTTTTAATTCTGCCGTTACGCTTGGTTCAGGCGAAGTTTTGATTTGCGGAACCAATGATACACGGACAACTTATCTGCGGATTAATTCTGTCGGAACAATTGCTTCCGGTTATCGCTACGGCTCTGCATTTCTTCCTGCTTTGGATGGATGGAGAATATTTCCTACAGCCGATGGAAATTATGCAATGATGGGAATGTATTTTTCTTTTTCATTTAATTCATTCATATTAAAAATAAACCCGGCTAACGGTGCAATCATATGGGGCAAAAGATACCCCGCGTTCGGAGGATTGTTTCCCGAAGGGCAGCAAACTGCCGATGGCGGATATGTGATGAACATGATGTCAGGAACTGTTTCATGGGATTATCTTGTTTTGAAAACCGATCCCACCGGACTAATTCCTTCTTCCGGATGCATTGCGCCAACAATATATAACCCCGCTGTTTCCGCGCATGGACTTTCTGCAACTGCTGTTACTCCAACATTTCTAACGGTATCTAACGAAAACGCCCTTGCCATTACTCCGCTGAATATTGCGCCCACCCGTTCAGTTGAATGTTCATACATTATGCCGGTTGAAATGTTGTCGTTCGAAGGCAAATCAAAAAACGATGGAGTGGAATTAACCTGGAGCACCGCATCGGAAAAGAACAATGATTATTTTGCCATTGAAAGAAGTGTTAATGCGGAAGAATGGGAAGAAGCAGGAAAAATTTCAGGCGCTGGAAATTCTTCCACCGTTCAGAATTATGAATTTGTAGATGCTGAAATTTCATCTCAATACTCAATGCTCAATACCCAATACTATTATCGCTTAAAGCAAACCGATTACGATGGCAGCTATGAATACTCAAAAATAATTTCAGTAAAACTTTCTCCGGCTGATGACTGGAAGTTAATCCTCAATAATTTTTCAGAAGATGAATTGAAAGGCAAACTTCTTGTCTCGGAAAAGGCAAATGTGGCGATTGATATTATGGATATGCAGGGAAGAATTATTCAGCGGGAAAAGTTAAATGCGCAGAAAGGTGTTAATCTGCTTGATGTGAACATTGCCCGCCTTGACCAGGGGCTTTACTTTATCAAAGCATATAATTCTGATAAAAATATTCTTAGCAAATTTGTTAAGAAGTAA
- a CDS encoding T9SS type A sorting domain-containing protein, which yields MKKIILSCLIAVVTAVAAPAQSPAGWTAGNESQKRFIENKSQFDGRDQLPGSKILYAVDQNGTQIYFTKEGLTYRFDEVSPQHSSKERENEKQKVLPLGEDLGGAWAEHEKNERKTIHTTDLVHMQWANANQDVEIIAEEKTDDYFSYTKSNNENINYIKGYKKLIYKNLYPNIDVVYEFPKTKVLPNSSPDGGGQVGAGGASGIKYSLILHPGADASQIKMLYSNPSLRAERSNLIVDAEGNIHIKTLFGDIIDHAPFTFYADNKKEIASSFFLDNNTVAFSLPDGAHSSPNGGGQDGASSTIVIDPWTQTPTLPNSNGVWECERDGAGNVYIIGGDSPMKLLKYNSAGVVQWTYSTPWDTANAWLGTFATDLAGNSYVTSGSIAAMQKVNTNAGLVWNYTAPAFSTDEYWTIAFNCDQTKLIVGGTTGVGIPPPYILNGAIFNIDVNNGNIIGSPKIVGAMFNNPPAIYINEVRSITTSPNGKFYYLTLDTIGSISNFCSSSLFAKSHGYNFNYKCENFRPNNGNGGMSSIKANKNFIYTQNGINVHKRSLATGAIITAAAIPGGVSTSSLGRNIVGNSGIDIDSCGNVYVGSANQVIKYDANLNILSAVATSYAVSDVAVSNSGNVLVCGTTGNSSSTLRTGSIQSINMSACNPISVSPCCDASVCSAGYYCINSPADTLTPATSGGTWSGTGITDTVAGVFDPAVAGVGSHTIYYSLSCGKDSITIVVNSCLVLDACQNIDGSITMLNGTGPFTWYKDTTYQDCSQCLFPATCQPPAANCPLIVNTWISFAMGTTVFPGSNYPILVISSTADSVQIDSLSQLSNCVVSVQENFTNGWNLILGNISDNNQLNGTLFADENADVLIKIIDAQGRIIKTKGMKISKGANLIQMNLNVNGGMYIISIADIMSNRQMIRKFVKE from the coding sequence ATGAAAAAAATTATTCTTTCCTGTTTGATTGCGGTGGTGACAGCAGTAGCCGCTCCTGCGCAATCACCCGCTGGCTGGACAGCCGGCAATGAATCTCAAAAACGATTTATCGAAAACAAATCGCAGTTTGACGGGCGTGACCAACTCCCCGGTTCAAAAATTCTTTATGCGGTGGATCAGAACGGCACGCAGATTTATTTCACTAAAGAGGGCTTGACCTATCGCTTTGATGAGGTCTCACCCCAACACTCTTCAAAGGAGAGGGAGAATGAAAAACAAAAAGTCCTCCCCTTGGGGGAGGATTTAGGTGGGGCTTGGGCTGAGCATGAAAAAAACGAACGCAAAACAATTCACACCACAGACCTCGTTCACATGCAGTGGGCAAATGCAAATCAGGATGTAGAGATTATTGCCGAAGAAAAAACCGATGATTATTTCAGCTATACAAAAAGCAATAACGAAAACATCAACTACATCAAAGGATATAAAAAACTCATTTACAAAAACCTTTACCCGAACATTGATGTGGTGTATGAGTTTCCAAAAACCAAAGTCCTCCCCAATTCCTCCCCTGACGGGGGAGGTCAGGTGGGGGCTGGAGGGGCTTCAGGAATTAAATATTCCCTCATCCTTCATCCCGGAGCTGATGCATCGCAAATCAAAATGCTTTATTCAAATCCGTCATTGCGAGCGGAGCGAAGCAATCTCATAGTAGATGCAGAAGGAAACATACATATTAAAACTTTATTTGGAGACATCATTGACCACGCTCCCTTTACTTTTTATGCAGACAACAAAAAAGAAATCGCTTCTTCTTTTTTTTTAGACAACAACACGGTTGCCTTCTCCCTTCCTGATGGGGCTCATTCCTCCCCCAATGGGGGAGGTCAGGATGGGGCTTCTTCTACTATTGTTATCGACCCCTGGACTCAAACCCCCACCTTACCTAACTCAAACGGTGTGTGGGAATGTGAGCGCGATGGTGCAGGTAACGTTTATATCATTGGTGGAGATTCTCCTATGAAACTTTTGAAATATAATTCCGCAGGAGTTGTTCAATGGACGTATTCCACTCCATGGGATACTGCCAACGCATGGCTGGGAACTTTTGCAACTGATTTGGCAGGTAACTCTTATGTTACCTCCGGCTCAATTGCCGCCATGCAAAAAGTAAATACAAATGCGGGATTGGTTTGGAACTATACCGCACCAGCGTTCAGCACAGACGAATACTGGACAATTGCTTTCAACTGCGATCAGACGAAGTTGATAGTTGGCGGTACTACGGGAGTTGGCATTCCTCCACCATATATTTTGAATGGTGCTATTTTTAATATAGACGTGAATAATGGAAACATCATTGGTTCACCGAAGATTGTAGGTGCCATGTTTAATAATCCTCCAGCTATTTATATAAATGAAGTCAGGTCTATAACAACTTCCCCCAACGGCAAATTTTATTACTTAACGCTGGATACTATAGGGAGCATTTCTAATTTCTGTTCATCTTCATTATTTGCAAAAAGTCACGGATATAATTTTAACTACAAATGCGAAAACTTTCGCCCCAATAATGGTAACGGAGGAATGTCATCCATCAAAGCAAATAAAAATTTTATTTACACACAGAACGGGATAAATGTTCATAAGCGCTCGCTTGCTACGGGTGCAATAATTACAGCAGCAGCAATTCCGGGCGGAGTTTCTACTTCTTCCCTTGGAAGAAATATAGTAGGCAACAGCGGTATTGACATTGACTCCTGCGGTAATGTGTATGTGGGCTCAGCCAATCAGGTTATCAAGTACGATGCTAATCTGAACATACTCAGCGCGGTTGCTACTTCCTATGCCGTTTCGGATGTTGCTGTAAGTAACAGTGGCAACGTACTTGTGTGCGGAACAACGGGAAATTCTTCAAGCACTTTAAGAACTGGATCCATACAATCCATCAATATGTCGGCATGTAATCCAATTTCAGTTTCTCCATGCTGCGATGCTTCTGTTTGTTCAGCAGGTTACTATTGTATTAACAGTCCGGCCGACACATTAACTCCCGCAACATCAGGCGGAACATGGAGCGGAACCGGAATAACGGATACCGTAGCCGGAGTTTTTGATCCTGCTGTTGCAGGTGTGGGCAGTCATACGATTTATTACTCTCTTTCCTGCGGAAAAGATTCCATAACCATTGTTGTTAATTCCTGCTTGGTGTTAGATGCCTGCCAGAATATTGACGGAAGCATTACCATGTTAAATGGAACGGGTCCTTTCACTTGGTATAAGGATACAACCTATCAGGATTGCAGCCAGTGTTTATTCCCGGCAACTTGCCAGCCCCCAGCTGCTAACTGTCCTTTAATCGTTAATACATGGATAAGTTTTGCAATGGGAACAACCGTTTTTCCTGGATCGAACTATCCTATTCTTGTCATTAGCAGCACTGCGGATAGCGTACAAATAGATAGCTTGTCGCAATTGTCAAATTGTGTTGTGTCCGTTCAGGAAAATTTTACCAATGGCTGGAATTTGATTCTGGGAAATATTTCTGATAATAATCAACTTAACGGAACTTTATTCGCTGATGAAAATGCCGATGTGCTGATTAAGATAATTGATGCGCAGGGAAGAATCATTAAGACAAAAGGAATGAAGATTTCAAAAGGCGCCAATTTAATTCAGATGAATTTGAATGTAAATGGCGGTATGTATATCATTTCAATAGCTGATATCATGTCAAACCGCCAGATGATTAGAAAATTTGTAAAGGAATAG